Within the Magnetospirillum sp. ME-1 genome, the region GACCGGCTGGCCGAACAGCTGTTCGACGACGCCCTGGTCGGCATCGAGGCCATCTACGCCGACAACGAGGAAGCCCGCAAGGCCCGCGGCCTGTGGGTCAAGGAAGGCATCAAGGATTTCAAGGGCGAGCCCTACGAGCGCGCCATGGCCTATTACTATCGCGGCCTGCTCTACCTCAAGGCCGGCGATTACGAGAATGCCCGGGCCAGCTTCAAGGGCGGCATGCTGCAGGACGCCTTCGCCGAGGAAGAGCAGTACCGCGCCGATTTCGCCCTGATGCCCTTCCTCCAGGGCTGGGCGGCCCATTGCTCGGGCAACGAATCGCTGGCCGCCGAGGACTTCAAGGAATTCCGCGCCATCAACAAGGACGCCCCCCTGCCGCGCGATCACGACAACGTGCTGGTGCTGGTGGAGACCGGCACCGCCCCGGTGAAGATCTCCGACGGGCCACGCCTGAAGATCAAGCGCAGCGGCTCGACCGAGACGGTCAGCATCGCCTGGACCGATCCCGACCGGCCCAAGGACCATCCCACGGGAAATGCCGTACTGCTGGAGGACATCTTCCGCCAGGCCTCGACCCGGGGCGGGCGGCCCTTCGATTCCATTCTGGAAGGCAAGGCGGAGTACAAGGACACCGCCGACACCGTGGGCAACGTCGCCCTGATCGGCGCGGCGGTGGCCGCCAAGGTGGCGACCGATCGCCCCCGCTATCGCGAGACCAAGGAACAGCGCGAAGCCCGCCAGCAGGCCCAGGCCGGTGCGGCCCTGGTCGGCGCCGGACTGGCGGTGATCGGCGGCCTGTCCAAGCTGTTCGCCAGCACCATCGAATCCCAGGCCGACACCCGCTACTGGGACAACCTCTCCGACCGGGTGCAGGGGCTGACCCTGGCCCTGCCCGACAAGGTCGCCACCATCGACGTCTCGTTCCAGTCGCCCGGCGGCGCGCCGCTGGAAACGGTGGCGCGCCCCATTCAGCGGGCCGGCAAGTGCGGCCTGGTCTGGGCCCGGCACGGCTCGGCCGTTCCCCGCAACCCGCGCGCCCCCAATTCTGTTCCCGCCGAGGTGATGGCGTCCCCCGTCGTCATTCCGGCGGCAGAGCCTAAAGCCCCGGAGTCCAAATCCAAGGAGTCATCGCCATGAAGCGCCTGCTCGTTCCCGCCTTCGGCCTGTTGCTGCTGGGCGGCTGCGCCTCGCTGGACCCCGCGCCCCAGTGCGACATGAGCCGCGTCGCCAGCCAGCGCGATCTGGTCGCCGGCCCCGCCATGGTCGAGGGCTCGTCCTCGCCCCTGAAGGAAATGCCCATGAATTCGGTGAGCATCACCGATCCCAGCATCATCCGGAAGCTCTACGTGCGCTCCATCGCCGCAAGGCGAACCGAGACGGGAACGGTCGAGGTGCTGGCCCAGGTGGTCAACTGCACCGACTTCCCGCAGAACGCCGAGGCCCGCACCCAGTTCTACGCCGCCGACGGCGCGGCGTCCGAGCCGGTCAGCGCCTGGCGCCGGATGCAGTTCGGGCCGCGCACGTCGGTCACCTACCGCGAGCTGTCCTTGGGCGACAAGGCCGTGGACGGCTACATGATCGAGATGAGGGAAGGCAAATGATCACCCGTCTCCTGGCCGTATCGGCCCTCGCCTTGCTGGTTCCCCTGGTGGCCGAGGCCCAGACCGTCGGGCCCAAGGTGCCGCCCTATCAGGCCCCGACCAAGGTCGCTCCGCCCGCCCGCGACGGTGCCGATTCCCTGGACGCCGCCGCGGCCAGGCCCAACCCGTTCAAGCCCCAGGACGACGTCATCGCCCGCTTCAGGGATGCCTACGCCCAGGGCGGACGGCCGCGCCTGGCCTTCTGGTGGAACCGGCAACTGTCGGACACCCTGGCCCAGTGGTATTCCGAGACCCGCACCGTCACCGCCGACAAGAGCCGCAATTCCACCGAGGGCGACCTGACCCTCAAGCAGTCGGGCGGAAAGCAAAGCGTCACCGAGACCCAGCGCCGCGCCGGCGATGCGGCCGAGCGTCCGGCGCGGGCCGAGACCTGGGAATGGGAGTTCCAGGACGGCTTCCTTGCCCCCTTCCTGCAGGCCGACGCGAGCGTGGTCGACCGCACCATGATCACCCGCATCATGGGGGCGGGCGCCGAGGAGATCGATCCCAAGACGGTGGAAGTGATGGCCATGCAGACCATGGCCGACCTGATGGTCGAGGTCCTGGTGGCCGATTCGGCCCAGTCCACCACCGGCTACGAACTGCGCGCCCGCATCCTGGACGTCAAGACCGGACGGGTGCTGGCCATGGTCAACAGCCGGGCGCTGAAGGAATGGCAGAAGACCGACAAGGTCACCGCCAGCTCCAAGGGCTTCGACCTGCCCGACGAGGACGACGAAAGCTTCGGCCCCGAGCGCGCCGACCAGCGCTACAAGGCCACGCCGTCAGGCTTCGAAAGGAAGCGCAAGCCGCCCAAGCTTGCGGCCGTCGCCCACAACCTGGCCACCAACGTGATGAGCGCCATGCTGCCGCGCCTGGAAGGCGGAGCCGGTCCGGTGGCGAAGAGTGAACCCGGCGCGCCCACATCCATCACGCCGCCCCCAGCCGCTCCCGCGGCCACGGCCAAGCCCGTGCCCAACGACAGCGCCGTGCCGCTGCCCGAGGTGGAGGCCAAACCCCTGCCCGCCCCCGAGAAGGCGGCGAAAGTGGAACCGCAGAAAGCCGAAACGGGGCCTGGAGCGGAAGAACCGCCCATGCCCCGCCCGACCAAACAGTAACCGGGAGTCGGACTCCCGGGCACTGAAAACAGCCTGTCATCCCGACGACCATCGGGAGGAGGGATCTCGTCCTGGCCCGGCTTGCCGGAATCGGCACCAATGGTCCAGGCGGAGATCCCTCGACTTCGCTCGGGATGACGGGACGTCGTTGCCGCTCCTACTGGCAGTCGGAAACCGCCACCTTACAGCCCTTGCCGCAGGCTTCCAGGGCGTTGGCCTTGGCCTCGCCCTCGGTGCTGCCCCAGCCCACGCCGGTGTAGTCCCGGGAGGTGGCGTAGGCGCCGCAGGTGTCGTAGCGCACCGCCACCTTGCAGCTGCTGTTGCCGGCCTTCTTGCACTCACGCACCGCGTCGATGCCTGCCTCCTCGCGGGTGGAGCCGCTGCCGACACCGAAACCCACCTCGCTGGCCTTGGTCGCGTCGGCGTCATCGACGGCGATGGCGCCCGCCGCCCAGGCGGAACCGGTCAGAGCAATTCCCGCCGCCATCACCGCGGCCATGATCATCTTCTTCATCGTCAACCCCTCCTGAGGCATTTATTCAGCCTCTGGAAGCCTACCCCCCCAGGCAGATTCCAACCATTCCAAAATTGTTGCGGTTTCTTACATCCGCCGGATGCCCGGGCCGGGACGGCAGGATTCCCGCCGCCCCGGTCGGCGAGGAAACTAGCAGCCGAAGGCGAAGGCGGTCTCGGTGCCGTCGTCCCAGCCGTCCCACATGTAATCCTCGGCGATGCCGTCGGCGATCAGGCGGAAGGCGTACCGGGCCTGATCCAGATAGAAGCCGCAATAGGCCCCGATCCTGTCCATGCCGCCATTGGCCTCATGCGCCTCGGCCGGACAGGGCGAGCCGCAGAAATGCCGTACCGGACAGGTGGAGCAGGCCTTGATGTCTTCCACCTTGCGCCCGGTCACCAGCTTGAAGGCCGGGCTGTCCAGCACGTCCTCTATCCGGTCGGTGAACAGGTTGCCGCCGGCGAATGACGGCAGGCCGATGAATTCCGAGCACGGGAACAGCGAACCGTCGGGGGCCAGCGCGAAGAACGACCGCCCGCCGCCGCAGGGCGAGATGTCGCACATCAGCCGCCTTGCCGTCGGCGCCAGGATGGAGATCAGGATGTTGACGAAATTGGCCACCACCAGCTTGCGGCCCGTCTGGCGGTAAAGCTGGTGGGTACGGTCCAAGGCCGCCAGATAGGCCTTGGACACCGCTTCGTCCTCGGCCCACGCCCCTTGCCCGCCCGGCTGGGTGCAGCGGACCACGTTCAGCATGCAGGCGGGCACCTCCTCGGCATGAAGGAACTCCACCATCTCGGTCAGCTGGCCCAGATTCTCGCGGTTCATGGTGCAGATGACGTTGAAGCCGGCATAGCCCCGAAGGCGGCGGATGGCGTCCACCGTCGAGGCGAACACCCCGTCGCCGGTCCAGCGCTTGCGCGAGCGGTCGGCCACCTCGGGCTTGGGCGCGTCCAGCGACAGGCCGATGCCGCAGCCCCGAGACGTCAGGAACTCCACCGCCTTGTCGTCCAGCAGGGTGGCGTTGGTCTGCACCCCGAAGCGGAAACGGTCCGAATAGCGGTCGATGGCCTCGAACATGGCGTCACGGTTGAGCAGCGGCTCGGCGCCATGGAAGATGATCTGCGGCTTCCTGCCTTCCGGCACGGTGCGGGCGAAGTACTCGTCGAGGCGCGCCATGGCCTCCATCAGCTTCTCGCGGCTCATATGC harbors:
- a CDS encoding DUF4189 domain-containing protein, which produces MKKMIMAAVMAAGIALTGSAWAAGAIAVDDADATKASEVGFGVGSGSTREEAGIDAVRECKKAGNSSCKVAVRYDTCGAYATSRDYTGVGWGSTEGEAKANALEACGKGCKVAVSDCQ
- the cbpB gene encoding peptide-modifying radical SAM enzyme CbpB, with the translated sequence MNVAAPLRGGRLPDGLQNFEIGHADYTALIDADNAFWALVRKDEMDAVLDDGALERDWRAKRDDFAREMDMLRFHLKPSAVYFNPTERCNLDCTYCYIPQKMRRTGEHMSREKLMEAMARLDEYFARTVPEGRKPQIIFHGAEPLLNRDAMFEAIDRYSDRFRFGVQTNATLLDDKAVEFLTSRGCGIGLSLDAPKPEVADRSRKRWTGDGVFASTVDAIRRLRGYAGFNVICTMNRENLGQLTEMVEFLHAEEVPACMLNVVRCTQPGGQGAWAEDEAVSKAYLAALDRTHQLYRQTGRKLVVANFVNILISILAPTARRLMCDISPCGGGRSFFALAPDGSLFPCSEFIGLPSFAGGNLFTDRIEDVLDSPAFKLVTGRKVEDIKACSTCPVRHFCGSPCPAEAHEANGGMDRIGAYCGFYLDQARYAFRLIADGIAEDYMWDGWDDGTETAFAFGC